One window from the genome of Parasteatoda tepidariorum isolate YZ-2023 chromosome 8, CAS_Ptep_4.0, whole genome shotgun sequence encodes:
- the LOC107453882 gene encoding uncharacterized protein: MDWFEEHSSDFQVTPWPPNSPDLNPIEHFWSYLEKQIRAATLPPRNVRKLQDHLIMSGFADKVWLPSSNIGIFSLERTHSNNQKTISINSTNAADYPSRNFNATLFNLNDSLGNIKIKSEPVDPAEFDEYGCIDRNPFLPHLFYSTETDYLDRSDFELTNPIKVKCCDENSVIQDSTDYGRRGQKETLFTTEDEFCERRLFSSPKLEEVEYLGVKPSFLDSPVSENNDYYNLKPVVVDLTGIELPVKSASLLNTLSGKSSLEEPIMCSSSIKTEVGEDVYSNSKNSIFELNEQKLYDISEIVPVEEFLPNQFMETVKQETQDNHAENEAKQVKSKGRKTRKKKRKKSNLLKKNNAKNTSRKKAISKNITEKTKEQNETNGDCTRENNGTKVTENKQYWWNALQRYNFRPRDKLKNNSIQTQEDILNEMLGFESDSTIEDNVIESFGMRPKKQTSQGKMKITFNRSFVKEEIKNELGVEESEFSINKHRKPQAKRGRKKKENDMHESKDSVEFANTSPYQPFQEKHPMKANVKHPIIHCKKEYSSKEVKPTLKTDFKWCPNVNYDYLNHENGSNNKISYCTRSKTAHEGSYKSTSNYFEDYEVNWDQFTFSNSADTNMANPKFMKDEGFVDKRDKYSNTFTVNYEEDYDGKTMKIFSNKKFKCDECIYSSDRRSKIEQHKLKHAMGMEYRCHFCHFVSSYNREFYRHMETHYEGPPYRCEHAQCNYVSCRISTLLVHCVMHSNVRGYKCHLCSYSCKRKYHLKGHMVTHSSEKQFLCSFCQKKYKHKCSLVRHLLRHEGRVKYKY, translated from the coding sequence ATCATGTCTGGGTTTGCAGACAAGGTTTGGCTCCCCTCCTCAAACATCGGAATATTTTCCCTCGAAAGGACACATTCCAACAATCAGAAGACAATATCGATCAATTCAACTAATGCGGCAGATTATCCCAGCAGAAATTTTAATGCTAcgcttttcaatttaaatgattcacttggaaacattaaaataaaatcagagcCTGTTGATCCAGCTGAATTCGATGAGTATGGCTGTATTGACAGAAACCCATTCCTTCCTCATCTATTTTATTCTACAGAAACTGACTATCTTGATCGAAGTGATTTTGAATTGACCAATCCTATCAAAGTTAAATGCTGTGATGAAAACAGTGTTATTCAAGACTCAACCGATTATGGACGTCGTGGTCAAAAGGAAACGCTTTTCACCACCGAAGATGAGTTTTGTGAACGAAGGCTATTCAGTTCTCCCAAATTGGAGGAAGTGGAGTACCTTGGCGTTAAACCAAGCTTCCTTGATTCGCCAGTATCTGAAAACAATGATTATTATAATCTGAAACCTGTTGTTGTGGATTTGACAGGAATTGAGCTACCAGTAAAATCAGCGTCCCTTCTGAACACTCTAAGCGGGAAATCTTCTTTGGAGGAACCAATAATGTGTTCTAGCTCAATAAAAACAGAGGTTGGCGAAGATGTTTATTCAAAcagtaaaaattcaatatttgaacTAAATGAACAGAAACTATAcgatatttctgaaattgttcCTGTTGAAGAGTTTTTGCCAAACCAGTTCATGGAGACTGTTAAGCAAGAGACGCAAGATAATCACGCTGAAAATGAAGCGAAACAAGTAAAATCGAAGGGGAGGAAAAcaagaaagaagaaaagaaagaaatcaaatCTGTTGAAAAAGAATAATGCTAAAAACACTTCTCGAAAAAAGGcaatcagtaaaaatattactgaaaaaactaAAGAACAAAATGAAACTAACGGTGATTGTACGAGAGAAAACAATGGAACGAAAGTAACTGAGAACAAACAATATTGGTGGAATGCACTTCAGCGTTACAATTTCAGGCCAcgtgataaattgaaaaataattccatcCAAACTCAAGAGGACATCTTGAATGAGATGCTTGGTTTTGAAAGCGACTCTACTATAGAAGATAATGTAATCGAGAGTTTTGGAATGAGACCCAAAAAGCAGACTTCGCAAGGTAAAATGAAAATCACGTTCAATAGGTCCTTTGTGAAAGAGGAGATTAAAAATGAACTGGGTGTAGAAGAGTCTGAATTTTCAATCAACAAACACAGAAAACCTCAAGCTAAACGAggcagaaagaaaaaagaaaatgatatgCATGAATCTAAAGATAGTGTAGAATTTGCGAATACATCGCCTTACCAGCCTTTCCAAGAAAAACATCCCATGAAAGCAAATGTAAAACATCCCATCATTCATTGCAAAAAAGAATATAGCAGCAAAGAGGTAAAGCCAACTTTAAAAACGGATTTTAAATGGTGTCCAAACGTAAATTATGATTACTTGAATCATGAAAATggttcaaacaataaaatttcttattgtaCCCGAAGCAAAACAGCACACGAAGGTTCTTATAAAAGCACTTCGAACTACTTCGAAGATTACGAAGTCAACTGGGATCAGTTCACGTTCTCTAACAGTGCTGATACCAACATGGCAAACCCCAAATTCATGAAAGATGAAGGTTTCGTTGATAAGCGTGATAAATACTCGAATACATTCACTGTTAACTACGAAGAAGATTACGATggcaaaacaatgaaaatattttcgaataaaaaattcaaatgcgaTGAGTGCATTTATTCCAGTGACCGACGTTCTAAAATAGAACAGCACAAACTGAAACACGCGATGGGAATGGAATATCGATGCCACTTCTGCCATTTTGTGTCCTCTTACAATCGAGAATTTTATCGTCACATGGAGACGCATTATGAAGGTCCACCTTATAGGTGTGAGCATGCGCAGTGTAATTATGTTTCATGCAGAATATCTACTCTGCTTGTGCATTGCGTCATGCACTCTAACGTACGTGGCTATAAATGTCACTTATGCTCCTATAGCTGCAAAAGGAAGTATCATTTGAAAGGTCACATGGTGACACATTCTTCTGAGAAGCAATTTCTGTGCTCGTTCTGCCAGAAAAAATACAAGCACAAATGTAGCCTCGTTAGACACCTTCTAAGACACGAAGGTCGTGTGAAGTATAAATActaa